From one Methylomonas paludis genomic stretch:
- a CDS encoding type II toxin-antitoxin system VapC family toxin — protein MNYLLDTCVLSELIKPQPNQNVATWIEKIQECHLYISALTMGEIQKGISRLENSKKKQSLQIWLEQDLAARFSGRILSVDAEISLEWGNMQGQAIRSGTTLPVIDSLIAATAKCHNLTLVTRNLEDFKNLPINLNNPWL, from the coding sequence ATGAATTACCTTTTGGATACCTGTGTCTTATCCGAATTAATAAAACCACAGCCCAACCAGAATGTCGCCACCTGGATTGAAAAAATTCAGGAGTGCCATTTGTACATCAGCGCTCTGACTATGGGCGAAATTCAAAAGGGAATCTCTAGACTGGAGAATTCAAAAAAGAAACAATCACTCCAAATTTGGCTGGAACAAGATTTGGCCGCCCGATTTTCGGGCAGAATCTTGTCTGTAGATGCTGAAATCTCACTTGAATGGGGAAACATGCAAGGACAAGCGATTCGCTCAGGAACGACATTACCAGTCATAGATAGCCTGATCGCAGCAACCGCAAAATGTCATAACTTGACGCTTGTAACAAGAAATTTGGAAGACTTCAAAAATCTGCCGATCAATTTGAATAATCCATGGCTATAA
- the tnpB gene encoding IS66 family insertion sequence element accessory protein TnpB (TnpB, as the term is used for proteins encoded by IS66 family insertion elements, is considered an accessory protein, since TnpC, encoded by a neighboring gene, is a DDE family transposase.), with product MMRPLSVDWAVYLCEQPVDFRKGAASLAVLVEAQLSLNPFADCLYVFRNRSATAIKLLYWERNGFCLWQKRLEKARFFWPKPSESGTVTLSVQQLNWLLEGYDINRMKPHPVLDYQSVL from the coding sequence ATGATGCGGCCCCTTTCCGTCGATTGGGCAGTTTATTTATGCGAACAACCGGTTGATTTCAGGAAGGGCGCTGCCAGTTTGGCGGTCCTGGTGGAAGCGCAGTTGAGTTTAAATCCGTTTGCTGATTGTTTGTATGTGTTTAGAAATCGGTCAGCCACGGCTATCAAGTTGCTGTATTGGGAGCGTAATGGTTTTTGTCTATGGCAGAAGCGTTTGGAGAAAGCACGGTTTTTCTGGCCAAAACCCAGCGAGTCTGGCACGGTGACGTTAAGCGTACAGCAACTGAACTGGTTGTTGGAAGGTTATGATATTAATCGCATGAAGCCGCATCCGGTGCTGGATTATCAGTCGGTTTTATAA
- a CDS encoding RNA-binding domain-containing protein, with product METQELLSIIANGEDSRHQFKADLTNANAVAAEMVAFSNSKGGILLIGVNDDGSIAGLDAGDMRRLNQLISNAASQSVRPPINPITENIALPDGMVMVVTIDQGISKPYMDNQGFIWVKNSGDKRKVTVREELQRMYQEAALVHADEIPVQGTSVADVDMDFFASFFEKFVGEPLVEQAISLPQLMENMNLMRSGQLNLCGALLFSQRPQLRLPVFIVKAVAFPGEDIADTIYSDSQDILGKLSDIFQKTLSFVLGNIHHQQREQGVNSLGEPEIPRIVLEELIANALIHRDYFVSAPVKVLVFSNRMEIISPGHLPNNLTVENIKLGNSNVRNPILASFAPRVLPYRGLGSGILRALKAYPDIEFIDDRDGNVFKAVILRKAILRGVK from the coding sequence ATGGAAACCCAAGAATTATTAAGCATTATCGCCAACGGCGAGGATAGTAGGCACCAGTTTAAGGCAGATTTAACCAACGCAAACGCAGTTGCTGCGGAAATGGTCGCCTTTAGTAATTCTAAGGGCGGTATTTTACTTATCGGTGTTAACGATGATGGAAGTATTGCGGGATTAGATGCTGGTGATATGAGAAGGCTCAATCAGTTAATTTCGAATGCGGCAAGTCAATCGGTGCGCCCGCCCATCAATCCCATTACTGAAAATATTGCCCTACCAGATGGTATGGTCATGGTCGTTACGATAGATCAGGGTATCAGTAAACCTTACATGGACAATCAGGGTTTTATTTGGGTAAAAAACAGTGGAGACAAAAGAAAAGTCACTGTCAGGGAAGAATTGCAGCGTATGTACCAGGAAGCAGCCTTAGTACATGCTGATGAAATCCCTGTTCAAGGTACGTCTGTTGCTGATGTTGACATGGATTTCTTCGCATCGTTTTTTGAGAAATTTGTTGGAGAGCCTTTAGTTGAACAAGCAATCTCATTGCCGCAACTGATGGAGAATATGAATTTAATGAGGTCGGGTCAGCTCAATCTTTGCGGGGCTCTTTTATTTTCCCAAAGACCGCAGCTTCGTTTACCAGTTTTTATTGTCAAAGCAGTAGCGTTTCCGGGAGAAGATATTGCCGATACTATTTATAGCGATAGTCAGGATATTCTCGGTAAATTGTCCGATATTTTCCAAAAAACCTTAAGTTTTGTACTGGGTAATATTCACCACCAACAGCGAGAACAAGGGGTAAATTCATTAGGTGAGCCGGAAATCCCAAGGATTGTTTTGGAAGAATTAATTGCTAATGCACTTATTCATCGGGATTATTTCGTTTCGGCTCCAGTAAAAGTATTAGTGTTTTCTAATCGTATGGAAATCATCAGCCCAGGTCATTTACCCAATAATTTAACTGTCGAAAATATTAAATTGGGCAATTCAAATGTTAGAAATCCTATTCTTGCTTCGTTTGCACCGCGAGTTTTGCCATATCGCGGGTTGGGAAGTGGTATTTTGCGAGCGCTAAAGGCTTACCCGGATATTGAATTCATTGATGATCGTGATGGTAATGTATTCAAGGCAGTGATTTTACGGAAAGCGATCTTGAGAGGAGTTAAATAG
- the tnpC gene encoding IS66 family transposase, giving the protein MEQELELPSDVDSLQKMLRTLTRDYRQLQSKHDILQEQINLLLHKRFGANSEKYRAEQADMFNEAEAYAEESDETTAETATATSEVVAATENASAPIASAAQPGQTVPVKPGRKALPAALPRVEIIHDLPEAQRRCSAGHALKEIGTEVSEQLDIIPAKVQVLRHIRIKYACPCCQAEVKTAPLPPQPLPKSNASPGLLAYLITSKFLDALPFYRQSKQFQRIGVELSRGTLSLWAIRCGELIQALCNLMQEHLHQYPILQMDETTLQVLKEEGKAASSQSYLWVQRGGPPDQPVVLFHYAPTRSQAVADQLLQGYSGTLQTDGYAAYPTVCAKNGLRHAGCWAHARRKFDEALKAQGKAQPKAGKVSKALIMIQKLYRIETQIKYLSVDEKYRIRQQQAVPILHEIKAWLDISLTQVAPTSLTGKALGYLANQWSTLTVYCQDGRLDIDNNAVERAIRPFVIGRNNWLFADTIKGAKASANLYSLIETAKLNGLEPYRYLHHIFKELPKAQTLEDIESLLPWQVDREHINSGWKNG; this is encoded by the coding sequence ATGGAACAAGAGCTTGAATTGCCTTCAGATGTCGACAGCCTGCAGAAAATGCTACGTACGCTGACGCGTGATTATCGGCAATTACAATCAAAACACGATATTCTGCAAGAGCAAATCAATCTCTTGCTACATAAACGCTTTGGCGCCAATAGCGAGAAATACCGGGCAGAGCAAGCGGATATGTTCAATGAGGCGGAAGCCTATGCCGAAGAGTCGGATGAAACGACCGCTGAAACGGCGACGGCCACCTCTGAAGTGGTGGCCGCCACCGAAAATGCATCAGCGCCTATCGCTTCCGCAGCCCAGCCCGGCCAAACTGTACCGGTCAAGCCTGGCCGTAAAGCCCTGCCTGCTGCACTCCCCCGCGTTGAGATCATCCACGACCTACCGGAAGCGCAACGCCGTTGCTCAGCCGGCCATGCGCTAAAAGAAATCGGTACTGAAGTGTCCGAACAACTGGACATCATTCCAGCCAAGGTGCAGGTGTTACGCCATATCCGCATCAAGTATGCCTGCCCTTGCTGTCAGGCCGAGGTGAAAACCGCGCCACTGCCGCCGCAACCGCTGCCTAAAAGCAATGCTTCGCCCGGTTTACTGGCTTATCTGATCACCAGCAAATTCCTGGATGCCTTGCCGTTTTACCGGCAAAGTAAACAGTTTCAGCGTATCGGCGTTGAGCTATCACGCGGCACCCTGTCTTTATGGGCGATTCGTTGCGGCGAGCTGATTCAAGCTTTGTGCAATTTGATGCAGGAACACCTGCATCAGTACCCCATTCTGCAAATGGATGAAACCACGCTACAAGTCTTGAAAGAAGAGGGCAAAGCCGCTAGCAGTCAGTCTTATCTGTGGGTACAGCGCGGTGGCCCACCTGATCAACCAGTCGTGCTGTTTCACTATGCACCCACCCGCAGCCAGGCCGTGGCAGACCAACTGCTACAAGGTTACAGCGGTACGCTGCAAACCGACGGCTACGCCGCTTACCCGACCGTGTGCGCTAAAAACGGCTTGCGCCATGCCGGGTGTTGGGCACACGCCAGACGTAAATTCGATGAAGCCTTAAAAGCCCAAGGCAAAGCTCAGCCTAAAGCCGGCAAAGTCAGTAAGGCCTTAATCATGATCCAGAAACTGTACCGGATTGAGACGCAAATCAAATATCTGTCGGTCGATGAAAAATACCGGATTCGCCAACAGCAGGCCGTGCCGATCCTGCATGAAATCAAAGCTTGGTTGGATATCTCCTTAACCCAAGTGGCCCCCACCAGCTTAACCGGCAAAGCCTTGGGCTATCTGGCTAACCAGTGGTCAACACTCACCGTCTATTGCCAAGATGGGCGGTTAGACATTGATAACAATGCCGTGGAACGCGCCATCCGGCCCTTTGTCATTGGTCGTAATAACTGGCTATTCGCCGATACCATAAAAGGCGCCAAAGCCAGTGCCAATCTCTATAGCCTGATTGAAACCGCCAAACTCAATGGACTGGAGCCGTATCGCTATCTGCATCATATTTTTAAAGAACTGCCCAAGGCTCAGACTCTGGAAGATATTGAATCACTGCTGCCCTGGCAAGTGGATAGGGAGCATATTAACAGCGGATGGAAAAATGGCTAG
- a CDS encoding HTH-like domain-containing protein: protein MVEIEIYDNIKRALAEAQRNQYTVELHLQMIKYADELQHITAKEFCEGVGLRQSFGTEFSKMRNLTQRLKAAGLNTDLL, encoded by the coding sequence ATGGTTGAAATAGAAATTTACGACAACATAAAACGCGCCTTGGCTGAAGCCCAACGCAATCAATATACCGTTGAACTTCATCTGCAAATGATCAAATATGCCGATGAACTCCAGCATATTACGGCTAAGGAATTTTGTGAAGGTGTTGGCCTGCGGCAAAGTTTTGGAACTGAATTCAGCAAAATGCGTAATTTGACTCAACGGCTTAAGGCTGCCGGCCTAAACACCGATTTGCTGTAA
- the mobI gene encoding conjugative transfer protein MobI(A/C) gives MFENDRNDLDSQLTEADLLQWIEVETHKQYNVARMLVDDYWRMFKRGQKENRRFKQGRIGVRIRTREKSLSFSIEWFRISSIMINGKNKTIAEYVRKGAGFSYPLGRFLQNEP, from the coding sequence ATGTTTGAAAATGATAGAAATGATCTTGACAGCCAACTGACCGAAGCCGATCTTCTACAGTGGATAGAAGTAGAAACCCATAAGCAATATAATGTCGCCAGAATGTTGGTCGATGATTACTGGCGTATGTTTAAACGCGGGCAGAAAGAAAACCGACGGTTTAAACAAGGCCGGATTGGCGTCAGAATCAGGACCAGAGAAAAATCGCTTTCCTTTAGCATCGAGTGGTTTCGCATTTCCTCGATCATGATCAACGGCAAAAACAAAACGATAGCCGAGTATGTCCGCAAAGGCGCAGGCTTCAGTTACCCACTAGGGCGTTTTCTGCAAAACGAGCCGTAA
- a CDS encoding helix-turn-helix transcriptional regulator, with translation MPQLPETGYLRLAQIIGNPKANPPIPALIPVSKSTWWAGVKSGRFPAPVKLGPRITVWRVEDIRALINNGVW, from the coding sequence ATGCCCCAACTGCCAGAAACCGGTTATCTGCGTTTGGCGCAGATTATCGGTAACCCCAAAGCCAATCCGCCGATACCGGCTCTTATTCCGGTCAGTAAATCCACTTGGTGGGCGGGGGTTAAATCAGGTCGCTTCCCGGCACCAGTCAAACTCGGGCCAAGAATCACCGTTTGGCGTGTTGAAGACATTCGCGCTCTGATCAATAACGGGGTGTGGTAG
- a CDS encoding TrlF family AAA-like ATPase, protein MTDEFFLYGSRWLKADFHLHTHADKEFRYQGADNDYLKAYVGALVEADIGLGVITNHNKFDLQEFKSLRKAARKAGIGLLPGIELSIKDGQAGVHTLVVFSSDWIDNLQQGNYIQSFLSVTFAGQANFEQENARSNHDIVETIRELDKFHKEYFLIFAHVEAPNGLWGSLLPGRIKELFANETVSRRVLGFQKVRTHNERQKIKQELGCDYPAEVEGCDAKQFSDMSARKDACYLKLGAFNFEAVKFALIDHVNRVRKEKPSYSHSYISKIYFEGVGALGGTEVCLSPELNTLIGIRGSGKSSVLEGIRYALNIPFGDKASDIEYKEGLVKHLLRSGGKITIDAVDRRGQPYQIRRILNERPDVYVNGQLQPGVSIRETVLHKPIYFGQKDLSSTGAGFEKDLIEKLVGESLAPIRQKIEAGKLSVLDAIAHIKRLKRASEQKQEWAQKKQDAEFKLRFYQQHGVEEKLQKQIDFDRDERKAGQVIQETQNYLEQLVGFIASNEDELKNQLSYKSANNQAFFDDFFATFKQVLQGLETIKHVSAQGKPLLTELRQKLAQFNQKKQALKEEFAEIERKLAGELQQAGAQAISPQEFKQLKTLLDQADQMLAVLDKSEKQYADLKKMLEIELSKLNELWLEEYRVIEKVLASINRNDSPLRIVPQFKANKDAMLKHMQDLFRGSRIREATLQGMIDQYSDFGAMWRDYDSVDAAIALINSAETFWRYFEDNIEALLTWQVPNTFTIEFHGKALAHHSLGQRASALMLFVLSQRDNDVVIIDQPEDDLDNQTIYDDVIKLVRTLKPETQFIFATHNANIPVLGDAEQVIACQYIDERISTVSGSIDCVEIQKNIVGIMEGGAEAFERRKQVYEAWKPKNY, encoded by the coding sequence GTGACCGATGAATTTTTCTTATATGGTAGTCGTTGGCTGAAAGCCGATTTTCATCTTCATACCCATGCCGATAAAGAATTTAGATATCAGGGTGCGGATAATGATTATTTAAAAGCTTATGTTGGTGCGCTGGTTGAGGCAGACATAGGATTAGGCGTGATTACCAATCATAATAAATTCGATTTGCAAGAGTTCAAATCTCTTCGAAAAGCGGCACGTAAGGCGGGTATTGGTTTATTGCCCGGTATCGAGCTGTCGATAAAAGACGGTCAGGCTGGAGTTCACACCTTGGTGGTGTTTTCTAGCGACTGGATAGACAATTTGCAGCAAGGGAATTATATCCAGAGCTTTCTCAGTGTGACTTTTGCTGGACAAGCAAATTTTGAACAAGAAAACGCCCGCTCAAATCATGATATTGTAGAAACGATTCGCGAACTGGATAAGTTTCATAAAGAGTATTTTTTGATATTTGCGCATGTGGAAGCTCCAAACGGTTTGTGGGGTAGTTTGTTGCCGGGGCGAATTAAGGAATTATTTGCTAATGAAACGGTAAGCCGCAGAGTGCTTGGATTCCAAAAAGTTCGCACTCATAACGAGCGGCAGAAAATAAAGCAGGAATTGGGTTGTGATTACCCCGCCGAGGTTGAAGGCTGTGATGCAAAGCAGTTTTCCGATATGTCTGCAAGAAAAGATGCATGCTACCTGAAGTTGGGTGCTTTCAATTTTGAGGCAGTTAAATTTGCGTTGATTGATCATGTTAATCGTGTTCGCAAGGAAAAGCCTAGTTATAGCCACTCATATATTTCAAAGATTTATTTTGAAGGGGTAGGCGCTTTGGGTGGTACCGAAGTATGCCTGTCTCCAGAGCTAAATACATTAATCGGCATTAGGGGCAGTGGCAAATCTTCTGTATTAGAGGGAATTCGTTACGCGTTAAATATTCCTTTTGGAGATAAGGCATCGGATATTGAATATAAGGAAGGATTGGTTAAGCACCTATTGCGTAGTGGCGGTAAAATTACCATTGATGCTGTAGATCGTCGTGGTCAGCCTTATCAAATACGCCGAATATTGAACGAACGCCCAGATGTTTATGTTAATGGCCAGCTTCAACCGGGTGTATCTATACGCGAAACGGTATTGCATAAGCCCATCTACTTTGGGCAGAAAGACCTTTCTAGTACTGGTGCTGGCTTTGAAAAAGATTTAATCGAAAAGCTGGTCGGTGAATCATTGGCTCCGATAAGGCAAAAAATCGAAGCTGGAAAATTATCGGTATTGGATGCCATTGCTCATATCAAGCGGCTTAAACGCGCCTCCGAACAAAAGCAGGAATGGGCCCAAAAAAAACAGGATGCCGAATTCAAGCTAAGGTTTTATCAACAGCATGGCGTTGAGGAAAAACTTCAAAAGCAGATTGACTTTGATCGCGACGAACGTAAAGCCGGTCAGGTGATACAAGAAACACAGAATTATTTAGAGCAACTGGTTGGTTTTATAGCTAGCAACGAAGACGAATTAAAAAATCAGCTCAGCTATAAATCAGCTAATAATCAGGCCTTTTTCGATGATTTTTTTGCGACCTTTAAGCAGGTATTGCAAGGCTTAGAAACTATCAAACATGTTTCAGCTCAAGGGAAGCCGTTGCTAACAGAGCTGCGACAAAAGTTAGCTCAGTTCAACCAGAAAAAGCAGGCGCTCAAGGAAGAGTTCGCGGAAATTGAGCGAAAACTGGCGGGTGAATTGCAGCAAGCTGGCGCACAAGCAATCAGTCCACAGGAATTTAAGCAATTAAAAACACTGTTGGATCAAGCAGATCAAATGCTGGCTGTGCTGGATAAAAGCGAGAAACAATATGCCGACTTGAAAAAGATGCTCGAAATCGAGCTGAGTAAATTAAATGAGCTTTGGCTTGAAGAATATCGGGTTATTGAAAAAGTTTTAGCAAGCATCAATCGAAACGATTCACCTTTGCGGATAGTGCCTCAATTCAAAGCGAATAAGGACGCCATGCTTAAGCACATGCAAGACCTTTTTCGGGGCAGCCGTATTAGAGAAGCTACGTTACAGGGTATGATTGATCAATACAGCGATTTTGGTGCAATGTGGCGTGATTATGATTCGGTTGACGCCGCTATAGCGTTAATAAATTCAGCGGAAACGTTTTGGCGATACTTTGAAGACAATATTGAGGCATTGTTAACGTGGCAAGTGCCCAATACTTTTACCATCGAATTTCACGGTAAGGCTTTAGCGCATCATTCCCTTGGTCAACGGGCCTCGGCACTTATGTTGTTTGTTTTAAGTCAGCGAGACAATGATGTCGTTATTATCGATCAACCCGAAGACGATTTGGATAATCAGACCATATACGACGATGTGATTAAGCTTGTCCGTACACTTAAACCGGAAACACAATTCATCTTTGCGACTCACAATGCCAATATTCCTGTTTTGGGGGATGCTGAACAAGTGATTGCATGCCAGTATATTGATGAACGGATTTCTACTGTCAGCGGAAGTATAGATTGCGTAGAAATTCAAAAAAATATCGTCGGCATTATGGAAGGTGGTGCAGAAGCCTTTGAGAGACGCAAACAGGTATATGAAGCATGGAAACCCAAGAATTATTAA
- a CDS encoding DUF3631 domain-containing protein, with translation MEFLPETLDDFDELLPTEVAKCLENNETTEVQNRPAKPHIDDAATLRYLASISPIEYDRVRKEYAKTLGVRPVTLDKLIQAERKGQDRQSIDFEAIDAWPEPVNPAELLTEIRDSIQRFIVCDAEIAITASLWIAMTWFIDVIQIAPLAIITAPEKRCGKSQLLFLLGRMVCRPLMAANISPAALFRAIDAWQPTLLVDEADAFMRENDELRGLINCGHTRESAYIIRVVGENFIPTRFNVWGAKVISGIGHLADTLMDRAVILELRRKLPHEQVERLRHAEPELFSTLSAKLARFAEDYHEQIRTARPHLPEALNDRAQDNWEALLAIADVAAGQWPELARTAALKLAGAEDAQMSRNQELLADIQAIFSSLHTDRIFTVDLITALCLDEAKGWASCNKNQPITAKQIADNLKGYKIQPKDVRIGHQVKKGYSLEEFTDAFNRYLSNKIIPDDIPLSAATTLQANADKACSVADENLQTLHPASASISATQNLGQGFSE, from the coding sequence ATGGAGTTTCTGCCTGAAACACTGGATGACTTTGATGAGCTGTTGCCGACAGAAGTTGCAAAATGCCTCGAAAATAATGAAACAACTGAAGTACAAAACCGACCAGCAAAACCCCATATAGACGATGCCGCCACGCTACGTTATTTAGCATCTATTTCGCCAATAGAATATGACCGGGTTAGAAAGGAATATGCCAAAACCTTGGGAGTGCGTCCTGTTACGCTGGATAAGTTAATCCAGGCAGAACGTAAAGGCCAGGATAGGCAGAGTATCGATTTTGAAGCCATTGATGCCTGGCCGGAACCAGTTAATCCTGCTGAACTATTAACCGAAATCCGAGACAGTATTCAGCGTTTTATCGTATGCGATGCGGAAATAGCCATTACCGCCAGCTTATGGATAGCCATGACCTGGTTCATCGACGTCATTCAGATCGCGCCACTGGCAATCATTACCGCGCCGGAAAAACGTTGCGGAAAATCGCAATTGCTATTCTTGTTGGGACGGATGGTTTGTCGGCCATTGATGGCGGCCAATATTTCTCCGGCAGCTTTGTTTCGGGCAATTGATGCCTGGCAGCCAACTTTGCTGGTCGATGAAGCCGATGCCTTCATGCGCGAAAACGACGAATTGCGCGGGCTGATTAATTGCGGACATACCCGCGAGAGCGCTTATATCATACGGGTGGTTGGCGAAAACTTTATACCCACCCGTTTTAACGTTTGGGGCGCAAAAGTTATTTCCGGTATCGGACATCTGGCCGATACATTGATGGACAGAGCCGTGATATTGGAGCTGCGCCGCAAGTTGCCACATGAACAGGTTGAGCGCTTACGCCATGCCGAACCGGAATTATTCAGCACACTGTCCGCTAAGCTGGCAAGGTTTGCTGAAGATTATCATGAGCAAATCAGAACCGCCCGGCCACATTTACCGGAAGCCCTGAATGACCGGGCGCAAGATAACTGGGAAGCCTTGCTTGCTATCGCCGATGTCGCCGCAGGACAGTGGCCGGAACTAGCCAGAACAGCCGCCTTAAAACTTGCCGGAGCCGAGGACGCGCAAATGAGCCGGAATCAGGAACTGCTGGCTGATATCCAGGCCATATTTTCCAGCCTGCATACGGATAGGATTTTTACAGTCGACCTGATTACCGCATTATGTCTGGATGAGGCGAAAGGCTGGGCCAGTTGCAATAAAAATCAGCCTATCACAGCTAAACAAATTGCAGACAATCTCAAAGGTTATAAAATTCAACCCAAGGATGTCCGCATCGGCCACCAGGTAAAAAAGGGCTATAGTCTGGAAGAATTTACCGATGCCTTTAATCGCTATTTATCCAACAAAATAATTCCGGACGATATTCCCCTTTCTGCCGCTACAACGCTACAAGCCAATGCAGACAAGGCTTGCAGTGTAGCGGATGAAAATCTCCAAACGCTACATCCCGCTTCAGCCAGCATTAGCGCTACACAAAACCTAGGACAAGGTTTTTCAGAATGA
- a CDS encoding type II toxin-antitoxin system PrlF family antitoxin, with translation MPHIHETATVTSKGQITLPKPIRQALGISVGERIAFDLRGTEVIVSKAEESEHVDPAIVAFLSLLEQDIQSGSHLSSLPDDLKLAMLNHQDHSIDLDEEILGDVEL, from the coding sequence ATGCCGCACATTCATGAAACCGCTACCGTCACATCAAAAGGCCAGATCACCCTGCCCAAACCTATCCGCCAGGCATTAGGTATTTCAGTCGGCGAAAGGATTGCCTTTGATTTGAGAGGAACAGAGGTCATCGTAAGCAAGGCAGAAGAATCCGAACATGTAGACCCTGCCATCGTGGCTTTTTTATCCTTGCTGGAGCAAGACATTCAATCAGGAAGCCACCTAAGCTCTCTGCCGGATGATTTAAAATTAGCGATGCTTAATCATCAAGATCACAGTATCGATCTTGATGAGGAAATTTTGGGCGATGTCGAACTATAA
- a CDS encoding type I restriction-modification system subunit M N-terminal domain-containing protein: MALKNTEFYSSLWTSCDELRGGMDVSQYKDYVLTLLFMKYVSDKYKGDPYGMIVIPPKPQLNLGVIKNKEFASDR, encoded by the coding sequence ATGGCGCTTAAAAATACCGAATTTTATTCTTCTTTGTGGACCAGTTGTGATGAACTGCGCGGTGGCATGGACGTCAGCCAGTACAAGGACTATGTGCTGACCCTGTTATTTATGAAGTATGTGTCCGACAAATACAAAGGCGACCCGTACGGCATGATTGTCATTCCGCCAAAACCGCAATTAAACTTGGGGGTAATTAAGAATAAGGAGTTTGCAAGTGACCGATGA
- a CDS encoding group II intron maturase-specific domain-containing protein — MLGVKGDCRGCASFDFVVLCKQDVEEPLKVVRHVLERLGLSLNETKTHRVDAKQASFNFLGFTIQMSQGARTGKPYPNVRPADKSLKKIKARLTELTARNLTAIPLEDVVGRMNRSLRGWANYFHYRNSSQIMGKARQHAEDRLRTHLLKRYKVKNRKAALIRFPRRDLYEQYGLYKVPTVAGWNSAHPSVSRASESRVR, encoded by the coding sequence ATGCTAGGGGTAAAAGGTGACTGTAGGGGATGTGCCTCCTTTGATTTTGTCGTCTTGTGTAAACAGGATGTAGAGGAGCCGTTAAAAGTAGTGCGCCACGTACTGGAACGACTGGGTCTCAGCCTCAATGAGACCAAGACCCATAGGGTGGACGCCAAGCAAGCCAGCTTCAACTTCCTAGGTTTTACGATTCAGATGAGTCAAGGGGCACGCACCGGAAAACCGTATCCGAATGTCAGACCGGCAGATAAATCGCTAAAGAAAATCAAGGCGAGATTAACGGAGCTGACAGCCAGGAATCTAACCGCTATCCCACTGGAGGATGTGGTGGGAAGAATGAACCGTAGCCTGAGAGGGTGGGCGAATTACTTCCATTACCGCAATTCAAGTCAAATAATGGGTAAGGCTAGGCAACATGCGGAAGACCGACTGCGAACCCACTTGCTGAAACGCTACAAGGTCAAAAACAGGAAAGCGGCTTTAATCCGATTTCCACGCCGCGATCTTTACGAGCAATACGGGCTATATAAAGTTCCGACAGTTGCAGGTTGGAACTCAGCGCATCCCTCGGTATCAAGAGCATCGGAAAGCCGTGTGCGTTAA
- a CDS encoding type II toxin-antitoxin system YhaV family toxin: MQKQGWTLLFHACLIEQLQKLNAAANRAIESDPEGFESNANVKLLRALSQLILETIPSDPAREEYRQGNTMGANYRHWRRAKIGRRFRLFFRYDSKAKLIIYAWVNDEQTLRSAGSKTDPYTVFQKMLERGNPPNDWKNLVAACQEDFLD, translated from the coding sequence ATGCAGAAACAGGGATGGACACTGCTCTTTCACGCCTGTTTGATCGAGCAACTACAAAAACTGAATGCTGCCGCTAATCGGGCTATCGAATCTGATCCTGAAGGTTTTGAAAGTAATGCCAACGTCAAGCTGTTACGAGCTTTAAGCCAGCTTATTTTAGAAACCATACCCAGCGACCCGGCGCGGGAGGAATATCGCCAAGGGAATACAATGGGCGCCAATTACCGCCATTGGCGGCGCGCAAAAATCGGTCGGCGATTCAGATTGTTTTTTCGGTATGACTCTAAAGCAAAATTGATTATTTATGCCTGGGTTAATGATGAACAAACCCTGCGCTCAGCCGGCAGCAAGACCGATCCCTATACTGTGTTTCAAAAAATGCTGGAACGGGGCAATCCTCCGAATGATTGGAAAAATTTGGTTGCGGCATGTCAGGAAGATTTTTTAGATTAA